From Verrucomicrobia bacterium S94, the proteins below share one genomic window:
- a CDS encoding 30S ribosomal protein S15 has protein sequence MAMDQAVKAEIKNEFKRGEQDTGSVEVQVALLTTRIKELTEHLKTHKKDHSSRRGLIMMVNKRRKLLSYLQKKDDARYKELINKLGLRK, from the coding sequence ATAGCAATGGATCAAGCAGTAAAAGCTGAAATTAAAAACGAATTCAAGCGCGGCGAGCAGGACACCGGTTCCGTAGAGGTTCAGGTTGCGTTACTGACTACCCGCATCAAGGAATTGACCGAGCATCTGAAGACACATAAAAAAGACCACAGTTCGCGCCGCGGCCTCATCATGATGGTGAACAAGCGCCGAAAACTGCTGAGCTATTTGCAGAAAAAAGACGACGCACGTTATAAAGAGCTGATCAATAAGCTTGGACTTCGTAAATAA
- a CDS encoding sulfatase translates to MMKRMLLVLLTAGAVSVSAKLDKPNVVLVFADDISAREIPFYGSSVWSDAKGRDTQDMGYRAKTPVLDRLAEKGAWIRTAWAATVCSPSRAMMMTGRYANLHKWWHNGDLGGIVENGKKTDWVVPLYVSSPLLIGHVAQKAGYATQWVGKTQMKKCDHRLFGFDEGVFTPGSYLFPKNPYTDFVLTDVKGKKKTQVNEDTGKELSHYAQTSWYWKPSVALMNHPTVPPATAEQNCTYWPVSEEDRKNYGLNTYGPDVELDFVFDFMERKHHEGRPFFVYHTTHLGHDGFDWLHPESGNKWPGTPGIKWDGKKYIRTEPNITGDNGRYDTHGTVTEPGIHTHVEYIDFQIWQYLKKFDELGIADNTILIFCADNGTSTYGKGSPDRQKGCHVPFMVYAPGADFTKKGEQDILVNIADVLPTLADIMGYEIPADYKIHGKSLWPYLTTDKQDHRDWIYAYRGGMQLIRGKKVMKDGFGKWWDVEHQPDDLIRFPQIRDWEKVSAAHRAERDKLMCILPEFDHHDSEPDFVIK, encoded by the coding sequence ATGATGAAACGGATGCTTTTGGTGTTATTGACGGCGGGTGCTGTCAGTGTGTCGGCGAAACTGGATAAACCGAATGTGGTGCTGGTGTTTGCCGATGATATTTCCGCACGCGAAATCCCGTTCTATGGCAGTTCTGTCTGGAGCGATGCGAAGGGCCGCGATACACAGGATATGGGTTATCGGGCGAAGACGCCCGTGCTCGACAGGCTGGCGGAAAAGGGGGCCTGGATCAGAACCGCCTGGGCGGCAACGGTCTGTTCGCCGAGCCGGGCAATGATGATGACGGGGCGCTATGCGAATCTGCATAAGTGGTGGCATAACGGTGATCTGGGCGGAATTGTGGAAAACGGGAAGAAAACTGACTGGGTGGTTCCTCTTTACGTTTCATCTCCGCTGCTGATAGGCCATGTGGCGCAAAAGGCCGGGTATGCGACCCAATGGGTCGGAAAAACCCAGATGAAAAAGTGTGATCATCGACTGTTTGGTTTTGATGAAGGTGTTTTCACGCCGGGTTCCTATCTCTTTCCGAAAAATCCTTATACCGATTTTGTGCTGACGGATGTGAAAGGGAAAAAGAAGACACAGGTGAATGAAGATACAGGGAAAGAGCTCTCGCACTATGCTCAAACATCCTGGTACTGGAAGCCGTCTGTAGCTTTGATGAATCATCCTACTGTACCGCCGGCGACTGCAGAGCAGAACTGCACCTATTGGCCGGTTTCTGAAGAAGATCGTAAAAACTACGGTCTTAATACGTATGGACCGGATGTGGAGCTTGATTTTGTTTTCGACTTCATGGAGCGGAAGCATCATGAGGGCAGGCCGTTTTTTGTTTATCACACCACTCACCTTGGGCATGACGGTTTTGACTGGCTGCATCCGGAGTCGGGGAATAAATGGCCGGGGACGCCGGGTATTAAATGGGACGGGAAAAAATATATCCGGACAGAGCCGAATATAACGGGCGATAACGGGAGATACGATACGCATGGTACGGTTACGGAACCGGGGATACATACCCATGTGGAATACATCGATTTTCAGATCTGGCAGTATCTGAAGAAGTTTGATGAGCTTGGCATTGCGGATAATACGATTCTCATTTTCTGTGCAGATAATGGAACCAGTACGTACGGCAAGGGGAGCCCGGATCGTCAGAAAGGCTGTCATGTCCCGTTTATGGTTTATGCGCCGGGGGCGGATTTCACGAAAAAGGGCGAGCAGGATATTCTGGTGAATATTGCTGATGTGCTGCCGACACTGGCGGATATTATGGGGTATGAAATTCCGGCCGATTATAAAATCCATGGTAAGAGCCTTTGGCCGTATCTGACCACGGATAAACAGGATCATCGTGACTGGATTTATGCTTATCGTGGCGGTATGCAGCTGATTCGCGGAAAAAAGGTGATGAAAGACGGTTTTGGAAAATGGTGGGATGTGGAGCATCAGCCGGATGATCTGATTCGTTTCCCGCAGATCAGAGATTGGGAAAAGGTCTCTGCGGCGCATCGTGCAGAGCGCGATAAACTGATGTGTATTCTGCCGGAATTCGATCATCATGATTCGGAACCGGATTTCGTAATAAAATAG
- a CDS encoding transcription elongation factor GreAB, protein MDKSNVLKAVIDALEEELRVQLKGQKMAAEGATHVEAKAESKWDTCGLEQSYLARGLAKQFEALAAGVLELRSFQPPDFSGKPIGTGALIEAEMDGFRDWFFLLDCGGGTEVTVDDGVAVTVITPESPVGAALAGKTEGDVYSFRAGAEGVILSVS, encoded by the coding sequence ATGGATAAATCAAATGTTCTGAAAGCCGTGATTGATGCGCTGGAAGAGGAGCTTCGGGTACAGTTAAAGGGGCAGAAAATGGCCGCGGAGGGGGCGACGCATGTTGAAGCCAAAGCGGAGAGCAAATGGGATACCTGCGGTTTAGAGCAGTCCTATCTGGCACGCGGGCTGGCCAAACAGTTTGAAGCGTTGGCTGCCGGGGTGTTGGAACTGCGCAGTTTTCAACCGCCGGATTTTTCAGGGAAACCGATTGGAACCGGAGCGCTGATTGAGGCGGAAATGGACGGTTTTAGAGACTGGTTTTTTCTGCTGGACTGTGGCGGCGGTACCGAGGTGACGGTTGATGATGGAGTGGCTGTTACAGTGATTACGCCGGAGTCGCCCGTGGGGGCAGCGCTGGCAGGAAAGACGGAAGGGGATGTGTATTCGTTCCGGGCAGGAGCCGAAGGGGTAATACTTTCGGTCAGCTGA